In the Nocardia asteroides genome, CCAGGCTGGGCCAGATCAATCCCACGCCGATACCGCTGATGAGCGCGCCGGGCAGCCAGTCGGCGAGGAAGTCGGGCTCGGGCCCGGCGGATATCGCGTAACACAGCAGCCCGACGCCGACCAGCACTCCCCCGGCCAGGGTGAGGTAGCGCGCGCCGTACCGGTCGTACAGCCGACCGGCCGGGCGCGCGACCAGGACCGCTGCGAGCGGCGGCGGGGTCATCGCCAGCCCGGCCAGCAGCGTGGAGTAGTTCCACACCGAGGTGAGAAACAGGACGTTCGTCAGCAGGAACGCGTAGAAGGGCACCGCGAAGACGAAGGTGCCGAGACTCGATACCGCCACCGCCCGGTCCCGGAAGATCCGGCCGTCGATCAACGGTGTCGCGTGTGTGACGCACCGGCGGGCCACCAGGGCGATGAGCGCGAGGCCGATGGTCAGGCACACCAGGGTTCTTGGGTCCGTCCAGCCCCAATCGTTGCCCTTGACGATCATCAGGGCGATCGCACCGGATCCGACGGCCACGGACACGATGGCGAGGCGATCCGGATTTCCGGCCGCCTTACCCTCCTTGGCCTCCGGAACCCAGCGCCAGGCCGCCAGCAATGTCAGCAGCCCGATCGGGATGTTCACCGCGAACACCATGCGCCAGTCGGCGATCTCGATCAGCAGCCCGCCGAGCGCTGGGCCGATGCCCGAGGCCAGCGCCGCGGTCGCCGCGAAGATCGACACGGCGACCCCGCGCCGCTGTGCGGGAAACGCCGGCAACAGCAGGGCCAGCGACGTCGGCACGATCAGCGCCGCGCCCAGCGCCTGGAACGCGCGGGCGGCCACCAGGAACCACAGACCGGTCGCCACGGCACACAGCAGGGACATGACCACGAACAGCGCCAAGCCGAGCAGGAACACCAATTTCCGGCCGAACCGGTCCGCATACCGGCCCGCGGGCAGCAGGAAGGCCGCGAACACGATGTTGTAGACGTTGATCACCCACGAGAGCGATTCGAGCGAGAACGACGAGAAGTCGGCGTGCATGCTCGGGATCGCGATGTTCACGATCGTCGCGTCGAGAAAGGCGATGAAACCCGCCATCGCCGTGACGGCGGCGATGGCGGCAGGTTTGACGGTGCGGAGCGAAGCGTTGTTCGACATCGATACCAGTCCTCCAGAGCGCCGAATTGCGGAGTGGGCAAGAGCTTCTCAGCAGGGAACGCCGGGTAGTCGGACCACTTGCGCGGCGTAGACCAGCCCGGCCCCGAAGCCGATCAGCAACGCGATGTCACCGGGCTTCGCGGCACCGGTACGGAGCAGCCCCTCCATCGCCAGCGGTACCGAGGCCGCCGAGGTGTTGCCCTGTTCCTCGATGTCGTAGGCGACCGTGCAGCCGACCGGCAGCTTCAGCTGCCTGGCCAGCATTTCGGTGATCCGCCCGTTCGCCTGGTGCGGGATGAACGCGTCGAGATCGTCGACCGTGACCCCGGCCCGCTTCAGCGCCTCCCGGCACACCTGTTCCAGCGCGCCGAGGGTCCAGCGGAACAGCGCGGGTCCGTCCATCTTGAAGATCGGCCGCTGCGCCTGCGCTCCGAGCTCCTTCACCTCGTCCATGAAGGTGCCCATGGCCTTGTTCTGCCCGAGCATGTCCCAGTGGCTGCCGTCCGAACCCCACACCAGCGGACCGATCCCCACGGTTTCCGAGGGGCCGATCACCGCGGCGCCGGCGCCGTCACCGAACAGGAAGGCGTTCGTGCGGTCGGTCCAGTCGACCATGTCGCTCAATCGCTCCGCGCCGATCACCAGCACGTACTCGGCGGTGCCCGCCCGGATCATGTCCGAGGCCATGCCGACCGTCGAGCAGAATCCGGCGCAGGCATTGACCACGTCGAGCGCGGCCACACCGCGCAGCCCCAATTCGGTCGCCAACAGCGGCGCCGTGGCCGGAGTGACCAGCGGGCTGCTCATGGTCGCCAGCAGGACGCAGTCGATCCGCTGCGGGTCGATGCCCGAGGATTCGATCGCCTGCCGTGCCGAACCCAGGCTCATCGCGACGAGCGTCTCCTCCTCGGTGCACAGCCGCCGGCTGCGAATACCCGACCGGGTCCGAATCCATTCGTCGCTGGAATCGAGGGATTCGGCGAGTTCGTCATTGGTCACCACGCGGCTCGGCCGATAGACGCCGAGCCCGAGAATGGCGGAATGCGGCACCGTGGGCACAGCCGGGACAGCGATTTCTACTGACATTTTTTCCCCCTGCGGGAGCTCGGTGGCGAAGAGACCTGCCCGATGAACCACCCTCATCATAGTCAAGGATTGACCTATGTCAATAATGGAGTATAGACTGTGGTCGGTGGTGACCGAACCGCGAGGATGCCCCGCTACAGTCGGGTATCCGGGAGCGGGCAGACCACCGGCTCCACTGGCAAGGGCGGGAGATTCACCGTGGCGTTACGACACGCAGTACTGGCGGCGCTGCTGGACGGCGAACTGTCCGGATACCAACTCGCGAAACTCTTCGACATCAATATCTCGAATTACTGGCACGCACTTCCGCAACAGCTCTACACCGAGCTGGCCAGGCTCGAGACCGAGGGTGTGGTCGCCGGACGCCAGGTGATTCAAGTGGATCGCCCGAACAAGCGCGTCTACAGCCTGACAGATGCGGGCCGAAAGGCAATGGCGGAGTTCATCGGCGGGCCGAGCAAGCCACCCTTCGTCCGTGACGATCTCCTGGTCAAGATGCAAGCCGCCGAGCTGGGCGACCTGGCCCAGCTCATCGAACAACTCGAGGACCGAGCGGCCGAGGCGCGCGCCCGGGTCGAGCAGTACGACAAACGACACAAACGAGCCAGAGGGGATCTCGACGAGGAGACGTTCCTGGCCACCTCACCCAGGGTCGGTGACTACCTGGTCGGGTTGCGCGGCAAGACATTCGAGCAGAGCACACTCGAATGGTGCGACCGGGCCGTCGACATTCTGAAACGCAGGCTCGCGGGTGAGGCCGAGGGAAATGAACACGGCCACAGAGAAAGCGTGCAGCGAGATGACGACCGAAGTCAGCGAGCTTGATGTAGCTCTCGCACCATGCCCCGACGACACCGGGGTTTTCCGGGCAACCCGGTCGGTATGGCTGGGGGATACCGACGACCGGGGCCGGCTGCGGCTGGACGCGGTCGCGCGGTATCTGATGGAGCTGGCCTACGAACATCTCGAGACGGTGGAGGACGGGCATCTGCACCGGGCGTGGATCGTCAAGCGAACCGTGATCGATATGGTCCGCCCCATCCGGTTCGGTGAGCGGATCCGCTTGCGGCGCTGGCCCTCGGCCACGTCGAACCGCTGGTGCAGCATGCGCGTCGAAATCGACAGCGAGAGCGGCGGATCGATCAGCACCGACACCTTCGTGATCAATGTCGATCCGGCGGACGGACACCCTACCCGGATGACGGATCGGTTCCTGGCCCCGATGCTCTCGATGACCACCGAACACCGGCTGCGCTGGCGGCCCGCACTGCGGGAGCGCGCGGCCATCGACAGCCCGGCCATGCCGTTCCCGCTGCGGTTCGCCGACCTCGATCTCAATCGCCACGTCAACTACGCCATTCACTGGCAGGCCGTCGAGGAGGCCCTGGCGCAGCGGCCGGAGCTCCACGACCAGCCCTACCGGGCGATCGTCGAGCACGTCGGCCCGATTCTCGCGGGCGACTCCGTGACGATGCGCCGGGAGAGCACCGACACCGGTCTGTTCCTGCAACTCGAGGTGGACGGCGCGGCCAGGACCCTCGCCAGCGTGCACCGGGTGCTCGACGGACGAGCGGTCCGAGGCTGACCATGGCCGTGCTGCCGGAATTCTCCGTTCCCCCGTCCTTCGAGATCCCACCCGGCGCCGAGGTCACGGCCGTGGTGTTCGACCATGCCGCGCATACCCCCGGACAGGTGGTGTTCCAGCGTCCGATCGGCACCTCGTGGCATGACGTGACGGCCGCCGAATTCGCCGACAGCGTCCTCGCGGTCGCGAAAGGGCTGATCGCCTCCGGGGTCGGCGCGGGCCACCGGGTGGCGATACTGTCCGGGACCCGCTACGAATGGGTGCTGCTGAACTTCGCGGTGTGGGCCGCGGGCGGCTGCGTGGTCGCGATCTACGAGACGTCCTCGGCCGATCAGGCCGGGTGGATTCTGGCGGACTCGGGAACCACGCTGCTGGTGGTCGAGACCGCGAAGCATCGGGCGATCGTCGGCGAGGTCGC is a window encoding:
- a CDS encoding DHA2 family efflux MFS transporter permease subunit, whose translation is MSNNASLRTVKPAAIAAVTAMAGFIAFLDATIVNIAIPSMHADFSSFSLESLSWVINVYNIVFAAFLLPAGRYADRFGRKLVFLLGLALFVVMSLLCAVATGLWFLVAARAFQALGAALIVPTSLALLLPAFPAQRRGVAVSIFAATAALASGIGPALGGLLIEIADWRMVFAVNIPIGLLTLLAAWRWVPEAKEGKAAGNPDRLAIVSVAVGSGAIALMIVKGNDWGWTDPRTLVCLTIGLALIALVARRCVTHATPLIDGRIFRDRAVAVSSLGTFVFAVPFYAFLLTNVLFLTSVWNYSTLLAGLAMTPPPLAAVLVARPAGRLYDRYGARYLTLAGGVLVGVGLLCYAISAGPEPDFLADWLPGALISGIGVGLIWPSLASASVQNVDQERFGTATAFNSALRQLGGVIGVAACVSYLSSRGQRNPLDAFHHVWQAAAVVAVLAAVIGLGLVRQRVPDEQIGGMRSDAVGA
- a CDS encoding beta-ketoacyl-ACP synthase III; the protein is MVHRAGLFATELPQGEKMSVEIAVPAVPTVPHSAILGLGVYRPSRVVTNDELAESLDSSDEWIRTRSGIRSRRLCTEEETLVAMSLGSARQAIESSGIDPQRIDCVLLATMSSPLVTPATAPLLATELGLRGVAALDVVNACAGFCSTVGMASDMIRAGTAEYVLVIGAERLSDMVDWTDRTNAFLFGDGAGAAVIGPSETVGIGPLVWGSDGSHWDMLGQNKAMGTFMDEVKELGAQAQRPIFKMDGPALFRWTLGALEQVCREALKRAGVTVDDLDAFIPHQANGRITEMLARQLKLPVGCTVAYDIEEQGNTSAASVPLAMEGLLRTGAAKPGDIALLIGFGAGLVYAAQVVRLPGVPC
- a CDS encoding PadR family transcriptional regulator — translated: MALRHAVLAALLDGELSGYQLAKLFDINISNYWHALPQQLYTELARLETEGVVAGRQVIQVDRPNKRVYSLTDAGRKAMAEFIGGPSKPPFVRDDLLVKMQAAELGDLAQLIEQLEDRAAEARARVEQYDKRHKRARGDLDEETFLATSPRVGDYLVGLRGKTFEQSTLEWCDRAVDILKRRLAGEAEGNEHGHRESVQRDDDRSQRA
- a CDS encoding acyl-[acyl-carrier-protein] thioesterase → MTTEVSELDVALAPCPDDTGVFRATRSVWLGDTDDRGRLRLDAVARYLMELAYEHLETVEDGHLHRAWIVKRTVIDMVRPIRFGERIRLRRWPSATSNRWCSMRVEIDSESGGSISTDTFVINVDPADGHPTRMTDRFLAPMLSMTTEHRLRWRPALRERAAIDSPAMPFPLRFADLDLNRHVNYAIHWQAVEEALAQRPELHDQPYRAIVEHVGPILAGDSVTMRRESTDTGLFLQLEVDGAARTLASVHRVLDGRAVRG